GGCTGGCACAGTTTGTGAACGAGCACAAAGGCGATCCGCATCAGCTGATGGTCGGCGGTCTGGTGATGGTCGGGGCGATCCAAACCAACAAATCGCCCGTGACGCTGGATCAGGTGACGCCGCTCGCATCGCTCACATCCGAGGCGGAGGCGATTGTTGTCGCCAGCGGCTCGAAGTATCAGAAGCTTGAAGATCTGATTGCAGACTTCAAAGCGAATCCTGCAAGCATAAGCTGGGGCGGCGGCTCGGCTGGCGGCACCGACCACATCCTGGTGGGCCTGCTCGCCAAAGCTGCCGGTGTCGATCCTTCTCAGATTAACTATGTTGCTCACTCCGGCGGCGGCGAGGCGCTGGCGGCGATCCTTTCCGGCGCGGTGACGGCGGGCGTGTCGAGCGTGTCCGAGTTCCGCGAGCAGGCCGCAGCGGGCAAGCTCCGCTTCCTTGCGGTGTCGGGCGAGCAAAAGGTCGAGGGTGTCGACGCGCCGACGATCAAAGAGGCCGGAATCGACGTGTCGCTTGAAAACTGGCGCGCCGTCTTCGGGGCACCCGATCTTTCAGCAGATCAGCGTGCGGCGGTGATCGGGGCGCTGGAGCAGATGCACGGCACCGATGAATGGAAGCAGGCCTTGGAGAAGAACGGCTGGACCGACTTTTTCAAGACCGGCGATGAGTTCGCGTCCTATCTGGCGGACGAGCGCACCCGCGTCGAAGGGGTGCTGAAAGAGATCGGGCTGGTGCAATGAGCGCCGACGATCGCGGTGGCGCGGGCCGGAGCTGGCTTGGGCCGCGTCTTGTCGCCCTTGCGCTGCTGGCGATTGGTCTGGTGATCCTCGTCCAAACATTCCAGATCCGGCAGGGCGGCGGCTATAGCGCGATCGGCCCGCGCTTTTTTCCGGTGATCGTCGCGCTCGGCCTGCTCCTGCTCAGCGCGATCTTTCTGCTGCGCACGACCGCGCTGCCGGATCTGGATCTGATGCAGCAGGCGGCGTCTGAGGAAGCCGCGACGCACTGGCCCAGCGTTGGGTTGATCGCGCTGGCGCTGGTGGTGTATGCCTTTGGGCTTGGTCCCCTTGGCTATATTCTGGCGACCGCGCTGTTTGTGCCGGTCGTTGCGCGCATGCTTGGCAGCACTCACCTGCTGCGCGATGTGCTGATCGGGATCATGCTTGGCGTGATCATCTACTTCGGCTTTACGCGCGTGCTTGGCGTGCGCCTCCCGGCGGGCGTGCTCGGTCAGTTTATGTAGCTGCAAGAGGCGATCATGGACGTGCTCGGCAACCTGCTCACCGGATTCGCCACGGCGCTCAGTCCAACCAATCTCCTCCTCGCGGCGATTGGTGTGACGCTGGGAACGCTGGTCGGCGTGCTGCCGGGCATTGGTCCGGCGCTTACCGTGGCGCTGCTGCTGCCGCTGACGTACAACTTCGATCCGACCGGCGCGTTCA
This region of Herpetosiphonaceae bacterium genomic DNA includes:
- a CDS encoding tripartite tricarboxylate transporter substrate binding protein; translation: MGRLLRVLGLLILLLPVIVACGNTTDGGAGTSASPSAAGGEAASPSAAASVAAGGESTNADFPTEALNILAPASPGGGWDQTARAMQSALQKSTGQNTQVYNVPGAGGTVGLAQFVNEHKGDPHQLMVGGLVMVGAIQTNKSPVTLDQVTPLASLTSEAEAIVVASGSKYQKLEDLIADFKANPASISWGGGSAGGTDHILVGLLAKAAGVDPSQINYVAHSGGGEALAAILSGAVTAGVSSVSEFREQAAAGKLRFLAVSGEQKVEGVDAPTIKEAGIDVSLENWRAVFGAPDLSADQRAAVIGALEQMHGTDEWKQALEKNGWTDFFKTGDEFASYLADERTRVEGVLKEIGLVQ
- a CDS encoding tripartite tricarboxylate transporter TctB family protein, whose product is MSADDRGGAGRSWLGPRLVALALLAIGLVILVQTFQIRQGGGYSAIGPRFFPVIVALGLLLLSAIFLLRTTALPDLDLMQQAASEEAATHWPSVGLIALALVVYAFGLGPLGYILATALFVPVVARMLGSTHLLRDVLIGIMLGVIIYFGFTRVLGVRLPAGVLGQFM